The DNA window ACAGATGCTGAAGCTGAAGCTGATGTGCCCAGCAATTTAGAATAGACAGATTTACATATTGGGTTCATTCCTATCACTTGCGCGACGCCCATTGTAATGTCTGAGCCACTTGGATTTTATGAGAAATATGGGCTTAACGTATCGGTTGTAAAGATGCCGAACTGGGCTGCTGTACGCGACTCAGCGATCGCTGGTGAGCTAGATGCTTATCATATGTTATCTCCCATGCCCATTGCTATGACCTTGGGGCTTGGGTCGGCTACATTTCCCGTAAAGCTAGCCAGCATTGAAAACATTAATGGTCAGGCTATTACTGTAGCGATTAAACATCGAGACACGGTGAGAGGGCCAGCAGACTTTAAGGGCTTCCGTATTGGGGTACCGTTCCCATTCTCGATGCATAACCTCTTACTTCGATATTATCTGGCTACCGGTGGACTGAACCCTGATACAGATGTACAGATTTTCCCAGTGCCGCCACCTGATAGCGTTGCTAAAATGACGGCTGATGAGCTTGACGCGATGCTCATGCCCGATCCCTTTAACCAACGGGCTGTATTCGAGGGCGTTGGTTATATTCACATGCTCACGAAGGATCTGTGGGATGGTCATCCCTGCTGTGCCTTTGCGGCGAGTCAAACCTGGATTGACGAAAATCCGAATACGTTCCGGGCTGTCAATAAGGCGATCATTGATGCTGCTGGCTATGCCGACGACCCAGCGAATCGTAAAGATATCGCAGCGGCCTTAATCGATCGCCAATATCTAAACCAGCCGTTGCCTGTTGTAGAAGCAGTGCTCACTGGTGAGTTTGAAGATGGTCTGGGGAATACTCTCAATGTTCCCGATCGCATTGGCTTTGATCCCTATCCTTGGAAGAGCTTTGCTAAGTGGATTTCGTCTCAGATGGTGCGTTGGGATCTGATGTCGGCTGAGGGCATTGACTATGACCAAATTGCCCAAGATATTTTCCTAACTGATCTGGCTGCAGAACTGCAAACAGAGCTAGGACAGACACCCCCTACTGAAGCAGAACGTTCTGAAACCCTGAAATTTGATTCTTTTGATCCCAGCGATCCAGCATCTTATGTGGCAACTCAGATTGAAGAATTTGGCCAATAGGAGGCACTATGAACAATCCTGCATTACCAGCCGTGCGATCTAAAAAAGCGATCGCCCTCAGCATTAATCAACAGGCCTTTCTATTATTCTTACTCATCCTGGGTGTTCTGCTACTCTTTTGGGAAGTAGGTGCAAGGATGGGCTTGTTCTCTCAACTGATGCCATCTGCCAGCGAGACGATTAAAGAAACGTGGTGGTGGCTCTCTAAGCCATTTTTTGACTATGGACCCAACGATAAAGGTATTGGCTGGCTTCTGCTCACTAGCCTACGTCGCGTCTTGGTCGGGTTTGCTATTGGGTCAGCGATCGCTATTCCCCTAGGTATCCTGATTGGCTTATCTGAGGTTTTCTCTCGGGCTATGGATCCCTTTATCCAGATTCTGAAACCCGTCTCTCCCCTAGCTTGGCTTCCTTTGGGATTAGGATTACTGAAGAATTCAGAAAGCACGGCTCTTTTTGTCATTGCGATTACCAGCATCTGGCCGACTTTAATTAATACCAAGTTTGGGGTCAGCCATGTAGATACATCCTATCTTGATGTTACGCGCACCCTGGGAGCATCCCGTTGGCGAACGCTGACTAAGGTTATCTTGCCGGCAGCAGCTCCTTATATTGTCTCAGGTTTGCGGATTAGTATTGGTATTGCCTGGCTGGTGATTGTTGCGGCAGAAATTCTAGTGGGTGGTTCTGGAATTGGTTATTTCGTCTGGAATGAATGGAATAATCTCAAGATTACCAGTATTATTACCGCGATTCTGGTGATCGGTGGGGTGGGGTTAGTACTCGATCGCCTCTTTAGCTTCTTGCAAACCTGGGTTGCATTTGGACAACGAGTATGATGACCTCTTCCTACGCTTCCTCTATCAAACCTGCTGACATGTCTGCCAGTGCTCCTCTCTCAATTCAAGGCGTTTCCAAGATCTATCACGGTAAGCGCGACTGGTTTAGCCGTATGACTCGCAAGGCTACCCTAGACTACACAGCCCTAGAAGATATCAATCTAGATATTGAAGCCAATACGTTTGTATCGATTATTGGCCCCTCGGGTTGTGGTAAGTCTACCTTGCTGAACATCATTGCTGGTTTATCTCAACCAACAACGGGAGCCGTTTTGATTGACGGTGTTCCCATTACCGGCCCGGGCCCCGATCGCGGCGTTGTCTTTCAAAACTATGCCTTGATGCCTTGGATGACGGTAATGGATAACATCCGTTTCGCCATTGAAAC is part of the Candidatus Obscuribacterales bacterium genome and encodes:
- a CDS encoding ABC transporter substrate-binding protein, whose product is MGFIPITCATPIVMSEPLGFYEKYGLNVSVVKMPNWAAVRDSAIAGELDAYHMLSPMPIAMTLGLGSATFPVKLASIENINGQAITVAIKHRDTVRGPADFKGFRIGVPFPFSMHNLLLRYYLATGGLNPDTDVQIFPVPPPDSVAKMTADELDAMLMPDPFNQRAVFEGVGYIHMLTKDLWDGHPCCAFAASQTWIDENPNTFRAVNKAIIDAAGYADDPANRKDIAAALIDRQYLNQPLPVVEAVLTGEFEDGLGNTLNVPDRIGFDPYPWKSFAKWISSQMVRWDLMSAEGIDYDQIAQDIFLTDLAAELQTELGQTPPTEAERSETLKFDSFDPSDPASYVATQIEEFGQ
- the ntrB gene encoding nitrate ABC transporter permease — protein: MNNPALPAVRSKKAIALSINQQAFLLFLLILGVLLLFWEVGARMGLFSQLMPSASETIKETWWWLSKPFFDYGPNDKGIGWLLLTSLRRVLVGFAIGSAIAIPLGILIGLSEVFSRAMDPFIQILKPVSPLAWLPLGLGLLKNSESTALFVIAITSIWPTLINTKFGVSHVDTSYLDVTRTLGASRWRTLTKVILPAAAPYIVSGLRISIGIAWLVIVAAEILVGGSGIGYFVWNEWNNLKITSIITAILVIGGVGLVLDRLFSFLQTWVAFGQRV